GTGTGCCGATGACATCCGTTTTCCAGCCCGTGATGACGAACCTGCTTACCGCGGTGATCTTCCTCCCGCTCGCCGGGGCCTTGCTGCTCGTCTTCCTGCCGAGGGAAAACCACCGTCTCCTGCGCAACGTGACCTTCGCCGTCACGCTCGTGGAGTTCCTCCTGTCGCTGGCGGTGGCGATCCTGTTCGACGGGTCGACCGCCGCAATGCAGTTCGTCCAGAAGGTCCCCTGGATCCCCCAGTACGGGATCAGCTACCACGTGGGGGTGGACGGCATCTCCCTGTGGCTCCTTTTGCTCACCACGTTCCTGATGCCGATCACCATCCTGTCCACCTACACGTCCGTCACGAAGCACGTGAAGGAGTTCATGATCTTCATGCTCATCCTCGAGGTCGGGATGGTGGGGGTGTTCCTCGCGATCGACCTCTTCCTGTTCTACATCTTCTGGGAGACCGTCCTCATCCCGATGTACTTCCTGATCGGGGTGTGGGGCAGCGACCGGCGCATCTACTCGGCGATCAAGTTCTTCCTGTACACGTTCGCGGGCTCGGTGCTGATGCTCGTCGCCATCATCGCGCTCTATTTCCACCACTACGAGGTGACCGGGGTCTACTCCACCGACCTGCTGGCCATGCACGCCCTGGCCATCCCCGTGAAGCTCCAGTTCTGGATGTTCGCCGCCTTCGCGCTGGCGTTCGCCTTCAAGGTGCCGATGTTCCCGTTCCACACGTGGCTCCCCGACGCCCACGTCGACGCCCCCACCGCGGGGTCGGTCATCCTGGCGGCGGTCCTGCTCAAGATGGGGACGTACGGGTTCCTGCGGTTCGCGATCCCCCTGTTCCCCGTCGCCGCCATGGACCTGACGCCGCTCATCGCGACGCTCGCGGTGATCGGGATCATTTACGGCGCCCTGGTGGCGATGGTCCAGAAGGACATCAAGAAGCTCGTGGCCTACTCCTCCGTGGCCCACCTGGGGTTCGTGATGCTCGGGCTGTTCGCGTTCAACATCCAGGGGATCGAGGGCGGCATCCTCCAGATGGTCAACCACGGGATCTCGACGGGGGCCCTCTTCCTCCTCGTCGGGATCCTCTACGAGCGGCGCCACACCCGCCTCATCTCGGAATACGGGGGGCTGTCGAAGGTGCTCCCCCTGTACGCCGCCTGCTTCATGATCATCACCCTCTCCTCGATCGGGCTGCCCGGGATGAACGGCTTCGTCGGGGAGTTCCTCATCATGGTGGGGGCGTTCCAGCCGATGCGGGCGCTCACGGTGGTGGCGGCCAGCGGCGTCATCTTCGCGGCGGTCTACATGCTCTGGATGTTCCAGCGGGTGATGTTCGGCACGATCACGAACGAGAAGAACCGGCACCTGCCGGACATGAACGCGCGGGAGGTGGCCTACATGCTCCCCCTCCTCGTGTTCGTCTTCTGGATCGGCGTCTACCCCCAGACGTTCCTGCGGAAAATGGACGCCTCGGTTACGGCCCTCGTGGCGCGGATCGAGACGCAACGTCAGGCGGCGCTCGCCGGCTCCCCCCCGGGGGAGACGCTGATCGCCCGCTACTTGAACGCGGGGAAGTGAGGCAACGATGGGACCGATCGCCTTGGATGCGGCGACGCTTCTGAAGAGCGTCTATAGCATCATCCCCGAGATCCTCGTGGTGGCGACGGCGCTCTTCGTCCTCTTCCTGGACGTGGTGATCCCCGAGGAGAACAAGCAGGTCCTCTGCGGGGCGAGCCTCGTCGGCATCGGCATCGCCCTGTTCTCCGTGTACGCCCTCGGGCAGGGGAAGATCGAGGGTTTTTCCGGGATGATCGTACACGACGGATTGGGCGCCTTCGCCGACGTCGTCATCCTCTCCGCCTGCGCCTTGACCCTGTTGATGGCGACCGGCTACTCCGAATGGGAGGGGACGCAAAAAGGGGAGTTCTACTCCCTCCTCCTG
The genomic region above belongs to Candidatus Deferrimicrobiaceae bacterium and contains:
- a CDS encoding NADH-quinone oxidoreductase subunit M, which codes for MTSVFQPVMTNLLTAVIFLPLAGALLLVFLPRENHRLLRNVTFAVTLVEFLLSLAVAILFDGSTAAMQFVQKVPWIPQYGISYHVGVDGISLWLLLLTTFLMPITILSTYTSVTKHVKEFMIFMLILEVGMVGVFLAIDLFLFYIFWETVLIPMYFLIGVWGSDRRIYSAIKFFLYTFAGSVLMLVAIIALYFHHYEVTGVYSTDLLAMHALAIPVKLQFWMFAAFALAFAFKVPMFPFHTWLPDAHVDAPTAGSVILAAVLLKMGTYGFLRFAIPLFPVAAMDLTPLIATLAVIGIIYGALVAMVQKDIKKLVAYSSVAHLGFVMLGLFAFNIQGIEGGILQMVNHGISTGALFLLVGILYERRHTRLISEYGGLSKVLPLYAACFMIITLSSIGLPGMNGFVGEFLIMVGAFQPMRALTVVAASGVIFAAVYMLWMFQRVMFGTITNEKNRHLPDMNAREVAYMLPLLVFVFWIGVYPQTFLRKMDASVTALVARIETQRQAALAGSPPGETLIARYLNAGK